The Amycolatopsis viridis genome window below encodes:
- a CDS encoding class II glutamine amidotransferase: protein MCRLFGLSASPDRVRATFWLLEAPDSLAEQSRREPDGTGLGTFGPGGTPVVDKQPLAAYQDRRFAEEAKECESATFVAHVRYASTGGLDTRNTHPFVQRGRLFAHNGVLGGLDTLERELGDYRDLVHGDTDSERFFALVTQQIDRHGGDVTAGITGATYWAAEHLPVYAINLILTTPDELWALRYPGTHDLFVLQRAAGGPHGDRHLDHASTAGRIRARSGALAGHPAVIVASERMDEDPGWQNLRSGELLHVGPGLTVTRRVILHDPPRHQLTLDDLGAHAKASQTGQ from the coding sequence ATGTGCCGGTTGTTCGGACTGTCGGCGAGCCCGGACCGGGTGCGGGCCACTTTCTGGCTGCTCGAAGCGCCGGACAGCCTCGCCGAGCAGAGCCGCCGCGAACCGGACGGCACCGGGCTCGGCACGTTCGGCCCCGGCGGCACACCGGTGGTCGACAAGCAACCGCTCGCGGCCTACCAGGACCGGCGGTTCGCCGAGGAGGCCAAGGAGTGCGAGTCCGCGACGTTCGTCGCGCACGTGCGCTACGCCTCCACCGGTGGCCTGGACACGCGCAACACCCACCCGTTCGTGCAGCGCGGGCGGCTCTTCGCCCACAACGGGGTGCTGGGCGGGCTGGACACGCTGGAGCGCGAGCTCGGTGACTACCGGGACCTGGTGCACGGCGACACCGACTCCGAGCGGTTCTTCGCGCTCGTCACCCAGCAGATCGACCGGCACGGCGGCGACGTCACCGCCGGCATCACCGGGGCCACCTACTGGGCCGCCGAGCACCTGCCCGTCTACGCGATCAACCTGATCCTGACCACCCCGGACGAACTGTGGGCGCTGCGCTACCCCGGCACACACGACCTGTTCGTGCTGCAACGCGCGGCCGGCGGCCCGCACGGCGACCGGCACCTCGACCACGCCAGCACCGCCGGGCGCATCCGCGCCCGCTCCGGCGCGCTGGCCGGCCACCCGGCCGTGATCGTCGCCAGCGAGCGCATGGACGAGGACCCCGGATGGCAGAACCTGCGGTCCGGCGAGCTGCTGCACGTCGGCCCCGGCCTGACCGTCACCCGCCGGGTGATCCTCCACGACCCGCCCCGCCACCAGCTCACCCTCGACGACCTCGGCGCGCACGCCAAGGCGTCGCAGACCGGGCAGTGA
- a CDS encoding sodium:proton exchanger, whose protein sequence is MVRGDAVAQRTDTGRPGRAGPSRADYLLLGGSVAAVVVTFALRTAGLAGTVVFVLSAIALALLARVVGRGVDALGDRLGPSLTGIVQSALGNLPELFVSLFALRAGLVGVVQSAIVGSILANVLLVLGLAFLVGGLRRGRLTFAAGTARIIGLMLLLSVAALLVPALTAELHSPAAGHENLLSRIVSGVLLVLFALSLFAPALREPAASGEEAERPAEWPLAAALAVLTAGGVAAAFVSDWFVEGLQPAMTALHISQAFAGLVIVAIAGNAVENVVGIQLAAQGRTDYALSVILQSPLQIALVLAPVVVLAAPLLGASFTLVLPPLLIAVLVIAVVIVVLVVLDGEGTWFEGAALIALYAIIAAAFWWG, encoded by the coding sequence ATGGTGCGAGGCGATGCCGTGGCGCAGCGCACGGACACCGGCCGGCCGGGCCGGGCCGGTCCCTCCCGGGCCGACTACCTGCTCCTCGGCGGGTCGGTGGCCGCGGTGGTGGTCACCTTCGCCCTCCGGACGGCCGGCCTGGCCGGGACGGTCGTGTTCGTGCTGAGCGCGATCGCGCTGGCGCTGCTGGCCCGCGTGGTGGGCCGCGGGGTGGACGCGCTGGGGGACCGGCTCGGTCCCTCGCTCACCGGGATCGTGCAGAGCGCGCTGGGCAACCTGCCCGAGCTGTTCGTCTCCCTCTTCGCCCTGCGCGCCGGGCTGGTGGGGGTGGTGCAGTCGGCCATCGTCGGGTCCATCCTGGCGAACGTGCTGCTGGTGCTGGGGCTGGCGTTCCTGGTCGGCGGTCTGCGCCGGGGACGGCTGACCTTCGCCGCCGGCACGGCGCGGATCATCGGGCTGATGCTGCTGCTGTCGGTGGCCGCCCTGCTGGTGCCCGCCCTGACCGCCGAGCTGCACAGCCCCGCCGCCGGGCACGAGAACCTGTTGTCCCGCATCGTGTCCGGGGTGCTGCTCGTGTTGTTCGCGCTGTCGCTGTTCGCCCCGGCCCTGCGGGAGCCGGCGGCGAGCGGCGAGGAGGCCGAGCGGCCCGCGGAGTGGCCGCTGGCGGCGGCCCTCGCCGTGCTCACCGCGGGTGGGGTGGCGGCGGCGTTCGTGTCGGACTGGTTCGTCGAGGGTTTGCAGCCCGCGATGACGGCGCTGCACATCTCGCAGGCGTTCGCGGGGCTGGTCATCGTGGCCATCGCGGGCAACGCCGTGGAGAACGTGGTCGGCATCCAGCTCGCGGCGCAGGGCCGGACGGACTACGCGCTGTCGGTGATCCTGCAGAGCCCGCTGCAGATCGCGCTGGTGCTGGCCCCGGTGGTCGTGCTCGCCGCGCCGCTGCTGGGCGCGTCCTTCACGCTGGTGCTGCCGCCGCTGCTGATCGCCGTGCTGGTGATCGCCGTGGTGATCGTGGTCCTGGTGGTGCTCGACGGAGAGGGCACCTGGTTCGAGGGCGCCGCGCTGATCGCCTTGTACGCCATCATCGCGGCCGCCTTCTGGTGGGGCTGA
- a CDS encoding SDR family oxidoreductase yields the protein MDQGRVVVVTGASGGIGRAAARAFGERGDRVALIARGDNGLKAAAAEVERAGGQALPLPVDVADHQALDAAADQVEQAFGPIDVWVNDAFTSVFARFTDIEPEEFRRVTAVTYLGYVNGTRTALKRMLPRDRGAIVQVGSALAYRGIPLQSAYCGAKHAIQGFTESVRCELLHDKSNVRITMVQMPGVNTPQFDWVLSRLPRRAQPVPPIYQPEIPAKAIVHAAAHPGRREYWVGGSTVGTLVANSIAAGLLDRYLARTGFESQQAEQPRDPDQPVNLWAPADDTTGTDFGAHGRFDRAAKTRSPQLWASLHHGVLGAAAAAAAAAGLAALTRKR from the coding sequence GTGGATCAGGGACGAGTGGTGGTCGTGACCGGGGCCAGTGGCGGCATCGGCCGGGCGGCGGCGCGGGCGTTCGGCGAGCGCGGCGACCGGGTCGCCCTGATCGCGCGCGGGGACAACGGCCTGAAGGCGGCTGCCGCCGAGGTCGAACGGGCGGGAGGGCAGGCGCTCCCGCTGCCCGTCGACGTCGCCGACCACCAGGCCCTCGACGCCGCAGCCGATCAGGTCGAGCAGGCGTTCGGCCCCATCGACGTGTGGGTCAACGACGCGTTCACCAGCGTGTTCGCCCGGTTCACCGACATCGAGCCGGAGGAGTTCCGCCGGGTCACCGCGGTGACCTACCTGGGGTACGTCAACGGCACCCGCACGGCGCTGAAGCGGATGCTGCCGCGCGATCGAGGCGCGATCGTCCAGGTCGGGTCCGCGCTGGCGTACCGGGGCATCCCGCTGCAGAGCGCCTACTGCGGCGCCAAGCACGCCATCCAGGGCTTCACCGAATCGGTGCGGTGCGAGCTGCTGCACGACAAGTCGAACGTGCGCATCACGATGGTGCAGATGCCCGGGGTGAACACCCCGCAGTTCGACTGGGTGCTGTCCCGGCTGCCCCGCCGCGCCCAGCCGGTGCCGCCCATCTACCAGCCGGAGATCCCGGCGAAGGCCATCGTGCACGCGGCCGCGCACCCCGGGCGGCGGGAGTACTGGGTCGGCGGCTCCACCGTCGGCACGCTCGTCGCCAACTCGATCGCCGCCGGCCTGCTCGACCGCTACCTGGCGCGCACCGGGTTCGAGTCCCAGCAGGCCGAGCAGCCCCGCGACCCGGACCAGCCGGTGAACCTGTGGGCACCGGCCGACGACACCACGGGCACGGACTTCGGCGCGCACGGCCGGTTCGACCGCGCGGCCAAGACCCGCAGCCCGCAGCTGTGGGCGTCCCTGCACCACGGGGTGCTCGGCGCGGCCGCGGCCGCCGCCGCAGCGGCCGGTCTGGCCGCACTGACCCGCAAGCGCTGA
- a CDS encoding HD domain-containing protein, with translation MQLSDIVLPRSSACSAALEVATTYASPALVNHSLRSYVWAAAYGDAHGLDHDPELLFVAAVLHDIGLVAEFDSHTVPFEVAGGSVAWVFAAGAGWARDRRQRVAEVIIRHMWDEVDPGADPEGFLLCRATGVDISGRNAGDFPDEFRAEVLRRYPRLDLAEEFVRCFEDQAKRKPDSTAAAMARSGLAARMARNPLEPQAPEE, from the coding sequence ATGCAGCTCAGTGATATCGTGCTTCCCCGCAGTTCCGCGTGTTCGGCCGCCCTGGAGGTGGCGACCACGTACGCCTCGCCGGCTCTGGTGAACCACTCGTTGCGCTCCTACGTCTGGGCCGCGGCCTACGGCGACGCGCACGGGCTCGACCACGATCCCGAATTGCTGTTCGTCGCCGCGGTGCTGCACGACATCGGGCTGGTGGCGGAGTTCGACAGCCACACCGTGCCGTTCGAGGTGGCCGGGGGGAGCGTCGCGTGGGTGTTCGCCGCGGGAGCGGGCTGGGCGCGGGACCGGCGGCAGCGGGTGGCCGAGGTGATCATCCGGCACATGTGGGACGAGGTGGATCCCGGTGCGGACCCCGAGGGCTTCCTCCTGTGCCGCGCCACGGGCGTGGACATCTCCGGCCGCAACGCCGGGGACTTCCCGGACGAGTTCCGGGCCGAGGTGCTGCGGCGGTATCCGCGGCTGGACCTGGCCGAGGAGTTCGTGCGGTGCTTCGAGGACCAGGCGAAACGCAAGCCGGACAGCACGGCCGCGGCCATGGCCCGCAGCGGCCTCGCCGCCCGCATGGCCCGCAACCCGCTGGAACCGCAGGCCCCCGAGGAGTAG